The nucleotide sequence TTAAGAACACCGACCGCGTCGGCCTGCAACTCAGCGAGTGGATCGCTGCTGGCGACTGGCGGCTGGTGTTTCTCTACCGCGACGCCATTCGCAAGGCGCAGCCCGTCGATGTGCAGCGCGTGGCGGCTGCTTACTTTAAGCCCTCGAATCGGACGGTCGGCGTCTTTATACCTGATCAGAAACCCGACCGAGCCGATATTCCGGATACGCCCGATATCGCAGCTCTGGTAAAAGACTATAAGGGTGAAACGGCAGTAGCGGCTGGAGAAGCCTTCGACGTATCGCCCGCCAACATTGACGCCCGCACCAAACGGGGCGCTGAAGCCAACGGCCTGAAGTATGCGCTATTGCCCAAAAGCACCCGCGGCAACTCGGTGAATATGCAGATCCGGCTGCGCTACGGCGATGAAAAAAGCCTGATGAACCAGACGCTGGCATCCCGTTTCGCGGCTCAGATGCTGGAACGCGGCTCGAAAACCCGTTCGTTTCAGCAGATTAAGGATGAACTGGATAAGCTAAAAGCCCGCGTGCAGGTGTATGGGTACGGCCAGTCGGCCACGGTGCGGATTGAAGCCGAAAAAGACAAACTACCCGCCGTGGTAAAGGTTGTTTCGGATTATTTGAAGAATCCGGCTTTCCCGCAGGCGGAGTTTGACAAACTAAAGCAGGAACGCCTGGCGCAGATTGAGTCGCAGAAGCAGGAGCCACAGGCCATCGCCTGGAATACATTGAGTCGCCTGATGGAGCCATATCCCAAAGGGCACCCACTCGCAACGATGACCTTCGATGAAGAGATTGACGCCATCAACAAGCTGTCGTTGAACGACGTGAAAGATTTTCACAAAAATTTCTACGGCGCTCAGGATGCGACGGTGGCCGTGGTTGGCGCTTTCGATGAAGGGATAATGCGCAAACTGGTCAAAGATGAATTTGGCAAATGGAAGGCGGCTAAATTGTTCGTCCGCATTCCCCGGACACTCTTTAGCGACGTAAAAACCCAGACGCAGGCGATTCAGACGAACGATAAGACCAGCGCCGTTTTTGCCGGCGGTATGCAGGTGCCTCTCCGCGACGATGACCCCGATTATCCGGCTTTCGCCCTGGCGAACTACATCCTGGGCGAAGGCATGCTGAACTCACGGCTGGCCACGCGCATCCGAACAAAAGATGGGATCAGCTACGGCGTTGGTTCGTATATCTGGGCCGACGACAACGACCGCGTTGGCGGCTTTGGCTCATACGCCATCTACAACCCCGAAAATGCAGAGAAATTCGATAATGCGTTCCGCGAGGAGGTACAGAAAATGGTAAAAGATGGCGTAACGGCCGAGGAAGTCAAAGCCGCCAAATCGGCGATTCTTCAGGAAAAGCAACTGGAACGTTCGCAGGATGGCATGCTGGCTAGTAAATGGGTGCAGTATCTTACCCGGAAAGAAGGCCGCTCGTTTATGTACGATGCCGACTTCGATAAAAAACTCGAATCCCTGACGCCCGATCAGGTTAACGCTGCGCTCAAAAAATACCTTGACTACGGAAAGCTGACAATGGTCAAAGCCGGCGACTTCGAAAAAGCCGCCAAAAAAATTGCGGATAAACAACCGGCCGCATCCGTCAGCGGAAGCAAGAAAGATTGAACCGCCAACGAAGCCGTATCTAAATTGTGGTACGGCTTCGTCTTTTTTATGGATTCTGACCGGAATTCTCATCTACTGTTGAGAACCACGTCATGTCATGAAAAAACCGCTTCTGTTCTTTCTCCTATTGGCGTTCAGCCTGCCGGGTCTGGCTCAGGTAAACGTCATGCTCCTGCGCGATACAACCCTGCATCAGGTTCGAAGGTCGGTTCTCGATCGAAATTATACGTCGTTGATGAACCTGTTCAAGACGCAGCCGCAGGGCGCTCTGAAAGCCATGCAGGCCAACTGGAACCAGTTCAATGAGTTTATGAAGAAGCGGACGGACCTTCCTAAAAAAGGGTTCGATTTAAGTATTTACGCCTACTACCGGCCTAACGGACAGGCGCAGTACGTTCTGGTCGACCCTCATCGGCCAGTTCCCGACTCGGTCCTGCGAACGATGGTGCAGGCCCTGACAGATTTTTACGCCACAACGACTTTCCCCGCCAGCGGCACCGCCCCGTTTCGTCTTATGACGGGCATGATGTACGGAAGTTCATATACACCACCCCGCACGATTCGGCGGGGACCGGGCATGATCAGTACCCTCGAAGCGGCTCAGAACACCACCCGGCCCGATACAGTTACGATGCTGGCTTTCAATCAGCTCGAACTGCGCACAATTCCGGAGGTGGTGTACCGGTTTCCGAACCTGGAAGAACTGGATTTATCCAAAAATAGCCTGCATGAACTCCCCGCCCGACTAACGGCCAATATTCCAACGCTCAAACGGCTCAGTCTGCTCTACAACGCCATTCCGAACGACAGTGTCTTCATTACGCGCAACAACCACCTGATATCCCTGAACCTGCAGGGCAACCGCCTGACGCGAATTCCGTCGTCTGTCCGCCGGAACCGCCGACTCGAAAGTTTGTGGATGGGCAACAATGCGCTGAGCGAGGTTGACATCCAAACGCTTCGTCGTCTGCGCCGATTGAATGACCTCAACCTGTACAATGCCGGGCTGACCCGTATACCTAAAACCATCGGCCGGTTAAAGCAAATCCGGGTGCTGGATCTGTATTACAATAAGCTAACCGAGCTACCCCGGCAACTGGGTCGAATGAAACAGTTAGAGCAATTAGCCGTTGCTCATAACGATCTGAAGGAGTTGCCTCCGTCGCTGGCGAAGTTACGTCGGCTGCGCGTTCTCTTCGCCCATCACAACCGCATCAGCAAACTTCCCGATCAGTTCGAGCGCCTGCAAAGCCTTCGCGTGCTGGACATCGGCTACAACTGGGTTACGGTCGTCCCGCCGGTGCTATCGTCGTTACCGGCCCTGGAAGAGCTGAGCCTGAACAACAATAACATCCAGGAATTTCCTACGGTGCTGAACGAAATCAGGAATCTGCGGAAAGTGTATCTGGGCAGTAATCCGCTGTTTGGCCGCGAAGCTATGGCCAGTCCCTTCGCGGCTCAGATTAAACAACTGGAATCCAGACGCACGGAAGTCTTTTATTAACCAAATAATATTTTGCTTAGAAATTTCATAAATAGTCCCAGAATTTATAAAATTTCTGGGTTATAAGCGGATAAAAAGCCAACTTGCATGTGTTACACCTGCGTAAATCAGTCAGTTGTATGCAAGTTGCTACTCCTCTCGTTACGGTTGCCCCAAGTCGCTTAAAGCTCTGGTCAGCGCTCACATCTGTTTACATTTTGTGGGGGTCAACCTACCTGTTTATTCACTTCATGACCGAGCGGATGCCACCGCTTTACATGGCTTCGCTGCGATACATTGTTGCCGGTACGCTCCTGTATAGCTACGCTCGCCTGACCGGCACCCCCCGGGCTACGCGGACCGAGTGGCGCTCGGCGGGCATTATTGGCGTTCTGCTGCTGACCATTGCCAACGGCTGTCTGACGGTCGGACTTCAATACATTCCAACCGGCGTAGCGGCCCTGCTGGGCGGTATGCTCCCTGTTTTTCTGCTGACGCTGAACTGGGTATCGTTCGGTCGGCAACGCCCCACCAACCTGGCTCTGGCAGGGCTGGTCGTGGGTCTGATCGGTATTTTCTTTCTTATCAAACCCGATAAGATGCAGGGGACGGGCGGCTTCGACGCCAACCTGATCGGCGCGAGTCTGGTTACGTTCGGCAACTTTTCGTGGGCCATCGGCACGCTGCTGACTCCGCGGGTATCGCTGCCCGCGCCCAATATATCGAGTGGCATTCAGATGCTTGTTGGCGGGGGGCTCCTGCTGCTTATCAGTCTGTGCGTGGAGCCCGTTACGCCCCTGAGCATTCTCGATGCACCTGCTAAAGCCGTTGGCTCCATGTTCTATCTGGTGGTCTTTGGCAGCATCATCGGTTTTTCGTCTTATGCCTGGCTGGCCCGCAATGCTTCGCCCCAGCTGCTTTCCACCTATGCCTTCGTAAACCCGGTAGTCGCCATGCTGCTCGGCGTAACGTTTGCCGGTGAAATTTTCTCCAGCCAGTCGCTGGTAGGGGCAGTCATTGCGCTGATAGGCGTCATCCTCATTACGCTGGGGAGAAAGTAAGCCCTACCCTACCACAAAGACGTATTGTTCTGCAAACAGAAATGCCCCGGCAACCGGGGCATTTCTGTTTATACCGGGCCAACCGGCTGGGGCAGCGACGCGAATACTTTTTTGGCCTGCTCTATTCCTTTGTCGAACATTTGCTGCATGGCGGGCGGGTTAAACGTTAAGCCTCCCGGCCCGCCTTCCAGGAGCTTGGTTTCGGGTCGAATCTGAATAATTTCGGTCAGGGCCGTTCCGGCTACGGGATTGTCGGCCTGCCCAAATGCCTGCTCAATAACCGCCGACGAAACACCCTGCGCCCGAAGCTGGGCCCGGACCCGCTGCAGGTAGGTTGTGGTCTGCTGATAAAAGTTAGCCAGCCGGTAGTCATTATTACTGACATCTTCGGAAAACAGGTCAATCGTTCGATCGAGCATGGCCGTCGCCTTGTTGATCAGCCGATTGTCGGCGGGCGTCTGAACCGGGCTGTTTGTAATCGCGATAATTTTCTCTGCTCCGTGATCAATTGCCGCCTGCAAAGGAGTCAGTTCGTGCAGGCCACCATCGACAAACTGCCTTACCGGAACAGCGCCCGGCCGCCACTCAACCGGCTGCATAAATACCGGCTGACAGGCCGACGCCAGCATGGCCCGGCGCAGATCGACTACGTTTAGGATGCGTTCGGTATCATAGTCAAGAGTTGCGTTGGCCGCCTGCATCGTGAAATAAACCAGCCGCTCGGTTTGCAGGCATACCGTAGCCAGAAAAACGGGTTTTGTCGATGCCTTCAGGTTCGTGAAACGGCTATCCGTAAGATGCGTTTCGATCAGGCGTTTCAGGGGCGTTGCATCGTGCAGGGAGACGTTGCCAATCAGGTTAGCGATCCCGCCCATGATCAGCACATCGGTTTGCTTCGTAGTGGTGTAAATCTGTTTGAGCAGCGCCAGTTCGCCCAGAGCCGCCAGCGGAACAATGAGTGATCCGGTGCTGGTCCCGCAATACAAATCAAACTGGTCGATTGCTTTCACATTCTGGTGAATGAACGAGAGCGCGCCCACGGCGAAGGCTCCCTTCGAGCCGCCCCCACTGATGACAAGAGCTGTTTTAGCCATGACAAGATGCTTATAAAGAAGGAATTTTAGGTTTGGCGATGTTATAGCCGATACTGACCTGAAACCAGGTCGCGGGCTGGTTCAGATCGCGGTGCAGTTTAAAGGCAACCGTCACCAGGTCGGAGCTGCCCAGGCCGATGCCTCCGCCCAGCAGTTGCCGACCACCTTCCAGCGCGGGAGCCGTAGCCCACAGGAACTCGCCCAGCAGGTGCAGGTTAAACGACGTAGCGGACAGAATGGG is from Spirosoma taeanense and encodes:
- a CDS encoding M16 family metallopeptidase, which gives rise to MFTLHLCIRRGLLAAALLLGGLNLAPAQTNSAALPEGVTKVTSVEGITEYQLKNGLRVLLFPDPSKPTVTVNITYLVGSRHEGLGESGMAHLLEHMVFKGSTKHKNILQELTEHGTWPNGTTWYDRTNYFETFSATDENLKWALDLESDRMVNSFIDKKDLETEFTVVRNEFEIGENSPQWTLEKRVLSASYLWHNYGRSTIGSKEDIERVPIENLKAFYQKYYQPDNAVLLVAGKFDERKTLDLVSQYFGPIARPSRQLPKTYTVEPTQDGERHTTLRRVGDTQGVAAAYHTPAGSHPDYAVIDVLMDVLTNEPSGRLYKALIENKKAALQYGWTPALHDPGFAYFYAELRKEQSLDSARAVLLATLDELRQKAPTAEEVERAKTKLLKDIDLLFKNTDRVGLQLSEWIAAGDWRLVFLYRDAIRKAQPVDVQRVAAAYFKPSNRTVGVFIPDQKPDRADIPDTPDIAALVKDYKGETAVAAGEAFDVSPANIDARTKRGAEANGLKYALLPKSTRGNSVNMQIRLRYGDEKSLMNQTLASRFAAQMLERGSKTRSFQQIKDELDKLKARVQVYGYGQSATVRIEAEKDKLPAVVKVVSDYLKNPAFPQAEFDKLKQERLAQIESQKQEPQAIAWNTLSRLMEPYPKGHPLATMTFDEEIDAINKLSLNDVKDFHKNFYGAQDATVAVVGAFDEGIMRKLVKDEFGKWKAAKLFVRIPRTLFSDVKTQTQAIQTNDKTSAVFAGGMQVPLRDDDPDYPAFALANYILGEGMLNSRLATRIRTKDGISYGVGSYIWADDNDRVGGFGSYAIYNPENAEKFDNAFREEVQKMVKDGVTAEEVKAAKSAILQEKQLERSQDGMLASKWVQYLTRKEGRSFMYDADFDKKLESLTPDQVNAALKKYLDYGKLTMVKAGDFEKAAKKIADKQPAASVSGSKKD
- a CDS encoding leucine-rich repeat domain-containing protein yields the protein MKKPLLFFLLLAFSLPGLAQVNVMLLRDTTLHQVRRSVLDRNYTSLMNLFKTQPQGALKAMQANWNQFNEFMKKRTDLPKKGFDLSIYAYYRPNGQAQYVLVDPHRPVPDSVLRTMVQALTDFYATTTFPASGTAPFRLMTGMMYGSSYTPPRTIRRGPGMISTLEAAQNTTRPDTVTMLAFNQLELRTIPEVVYRFPNLEELDLSKNSLHELPARLTANIPTLKRLSLLYNAIPNDSVFITRNNHLISLNLQGNRLTRIPSSVRRNRRLESLWMGNNALSEVDIQTLRRLRRLNDLNLYNAGLTRIPKTIGRLKQIRVLDLYYNKLTELPRQLGRMKQLEQLAVAHNDLKELPPSLAKLRRLRVLFAHHNRISKLPDQFERLQSLRVLDIGYNWVTVVPPVLSSLPALEELSLNNNNIQEFPTVLNEIRNLRKVYLGSNPLFGREAMASPFAAQIKQLESRRTEVFY
- a CDS encoding EamA family transporter, producing the protein MQVATPLVTVAPSRLKLWSALTSVYILWGSTYLFIHFMTERMPPLYMASLRYIVAGTLLYSYARLTGTPRATRTEWRSAGIIGVLLLTIANGCLTVGLQYIPTGVAALLGGMLPVFLLTLNWVSFGRQRPTNLALAGLVVGLIGIFFLIKPDKMQGTGGFDANLIGASLVTFGNFSWAIGTLLTPRVSLPAPNISSGIQMLVGGGLLLLISLCVEPVTPLSILDAPAKAVGSMFYLVVFGSIIGFSSYAWLARNASPQLLSTYAFVNPVVAMLLGVTFAGEIFSSQSLVGAVIALIGVILITLGRK
- a CDS encoding patatin-like phospholipase family protein, encoding MAKTALVISGGGSKGAFAVGALSFIHQNVKAIDQFDLYCGTSTGSLIVPLAALGELALLKQIYTTTKQTDVLIMGGIANLIGNVSLHDATPLKRLIETHLTDSRFTNLKASTKPVFLATVCLQTERLVYFTMQAANATLDYDTERILNVVDLRRAMLASACQPVFMQPVEWRPGAVPVRQFVDGGLHELTPLQAAIDHGAEKIIAITNSPVQTPADNRLINKATAMLDRTIDLFSEDVSNNDYRLANFYQQTTTYLQRVRAQLRAQGVSSAVIEQAFGQADNPVAGTALTEIIQIRPETKLLEGGPGGLTFNPPAMQQMFDKGIEQAKKVFASLPQPVGPV